GAATTTATTCAGTTTCGCAATAGTGGATTTATTACTTCGGACTAAAGCGTTATAGCCAAAAGTGGCCGGAATTGCTACCGCCAAGCCTAGCGCGGTCATAATCAATGCTTCGCCTACTGGTCCCGCAACCTTATCGATACTAGCTTGTCCTGAAGTGCCGATGGATACAAGAGCGTGATAAATACCCCACACCGTACCGAGCAGGCCAACAAATGGTGCGGTCGAACCAACCGATGCCAATACCGCCATACCGGCTTGAAGTTTGCCGGAAGTTTCATCTATCGCTTGCCGCAATGACAGCGTCACCCAATCGGTGAGTAATAGCTGGTCGTGCAAATGACCTTTGTGCGCAGCATGATGGCGCATGGCGGTTACGCCCGCGTGGGCGATATCGGAAAATGGATTGTTGGTGCCAAGCGTGGCAACACCTTCAGTCAGGTTGGTAGTATCCCAGAATGCGTGACCGGCAGCATGTGATGCACGACGATAGCTTAAGAGTTGCAGCGCTTTAGTGACAATTACGTACCAGGATGCGATCGACATAACGACAAGTATTGCAGTGACACCCTTGGTGATTAAATCACCTTGGATCCATAAACTTTCTAATCCGTAAGGACTTGCTTGCATGATGATTCCTTCTTTAGTTATCCAAATGAAAGGTAATAGGCACAATGGCATAAACAGTGGTTGCTCTGCCATCTTCGATATGCGGCTTGAACATTGCGCGCAGGACTGCTTGCCGCGCTGCTTCGTCGAGCCTAGGCGATCCCGATGTTTTTTGTACATCGACCCGCGTCGGGCGGCCCGCCTCATTCACCAATACGCGAAGGGTAACCCGTCCTTCTTCACCCATGCGTCTGGAGAGGGGTGGATATTCCGGTGCAGGGGCTTGTTGATACTCCACGCCGGTTGAAACAGTCTTGGGTTGAGAGGGAGGAGGTGGGGGCGCAGACGTAGGCGGGGCGGGCGCCACCGGTTCAGAGGGCGGAGCCACTACGGCCGGTTGAGGTGGGGCAGGCGGTTGCGGAGGAACGGGCGGTGCCGTGATGGCTTGTTCTGACGGTGTTTTGTTAATAACCGGAATTACTGGTGGTGGAGTGACAGTTTGCTTGACGACCGGCACTGGTTTTGGTGGCGTTGGCTGAGGTTCTGGCGGCGTTGGTTCTGGTGTATTGTCAACTGTGATTAAGCTGACAAATACTTCTTTTGGTAATCCTTGTTCGGCTTTTGGTAATGCTTGCTCGGTTTGGTAAAACCAGCCGTTCAGCAGTGCGTAGATAAAACCGAGGTGAAGCAAGATGATCAGCAGCAATGGTACTAGGCGCTTGACCTGTGGCCAAGTCATTATAGGGAGATGGGGTGCTGAAAATAATGATATTGCGCTCATGTGCCGTTTTTATATTGCAATTGCCATTGCGCGGGATTAGCAAGAGGCTATTGCTTGTATTAAATATTAAGGCATATTAAATGAGAGTTGACAAGCTAAGAGGCTGGTTTAGCGGCATTCGTTTTTCGATCGGAGAAATAGGCATAGATTAACCAACCTAAA
This genomic interval from Candidatus Nitrotoga sp. AM1P contains the following:
- a CDS encoding MotA/TolQ/ExbB proton channel family protein; protein product: MQASPYGLESLWIQGDLITKGVTAILVVMSIASWYVIVTKALQLLSYRRASHAAGHAFWDTTNLTEGVATLGTNNPFSDIAHAGVTAMRHHAAHKGHLHDQLLLTDWVTLSLRQAIDETSGKLQAGMAVLASVGSTAPFVGLLGTVWGIYHALVSIGTSGQASIDKVAGPVGEALIMTALGLAVAIPATFGYNALVRSNKSTIAKLNKFGFDLHALFITGARSCSTEIVGDNGAKIVAVRSA
- a CDS encoding energy transducer TonB, giving the protein MTWPQVKRLVPLLLIILLHLGFIYALLNGWFYQTEQALPKAEQGLPKEVFVSLITVDNTPEPTPPEPQPTPPKPVPVVKQTVTPPPVIPVINKTPSEQAITAPPVPPQPPAPPQPAVVAPPSEPVAPAPPTSAPPPPPSQPKTVSTGVEYQQAPAPEYPPLSRRMGEEGRVTLRVLVNEAGRPTRVDVQKTSGSPRLDEAARQAVLRAMFKPHIEDGRATTVYAIVPITFHLDN